In Zingiber officinale cultivar Zhangliang chromosome 6A, Zo_v1.1, whole genome shotgun sequence, a single genomic region encodes these proteins:
- the LOC121995470 gene encoding uncharacterized protein LOC121995470: MTAGEYELFKEVKKRVASEKQGTVSRPRLAPETSKEPAPVSGRGSKRKQPEELSRASFREPRRNYHQPGPREREHSPKKEDPPVSVAESSLHPLRDSRKRKAIISAKDLPEDPDDKVPFSVQILRESLPRGYRAPNIGEYDGSKDPEEHLRKFKNAVMLYQYSDAVKYRVFLHTLSGLAQKWFDGLPPGSINHFLDFKTVFLRRFASSRKYQKTDHCLFALKQGPIEPLRSYINRFSQVANDVPSATSEILMSTFSHGLLEGEFFRDLIKNPARNFDDMVEKASCYIKVEEAQAARRKAEKTVAPSNRPERRAPQLAQPLQRVQPRPVLQPAQGVRPAPRVAAIHAPRPGPRGAPYCTYHWSRTHDISNCFQFACDSRRAVEQGLPPPELAPQIQRMEEERAAAGRARPNLTGPSNQAGPVGDQRDVGEMENRGNTAVREIGMISGGPTDGDSGRARKSHGRRLYVGAVGCSHEQASSPVINFGPQDLEGLELPHNDALIIKVVIANSRVARVFVDTGSSVNILFRAAFEEMQIDAAEL; encoded by the coding sequence ATGACCGCTGGGgaatacgagctcttcaaggaggtcaaaaagcgagTCGCCTCTGAGAAGCAGGGAACAGTTTCACGACCTCGCCTAGCGCCTGAAACGTCCAAAGAGCCAGCTCCTGTCTCCGGCAGGGGCTCGAAAAGGAAGCAGCCAGAAGAACTTTCTCGTgcttcattccgagagcctcgccgcaactatcatcaACCAGGGCCTCGCGAGCGcgagcatagtccgaagaaagaagATCCGCCGGTGTCggtggcggaaagctctctacatCCGCTTCGGGATTCAAGAAAGAGAAAAGCTATCATCTCTGCCAAAGATCTACCCGAAGACCCGGAtgacaaggtacccttctcggTTCAGATATTGAGGGAAAGTCTACCGAGGGGGTATCGCGCTCCAAACATAGGAGAATACGATGGAAGCAAGGATCCAGAAGAGCATTTGCGAAAATTCAAAAACGCGGTCATGTTGTATCAATATAGTGATGCTGTCAAATACCGAGTATTCCTGCATACCTTGTCGGGCTTGGCGCAGAAGTGGTTTGATGGGTTGCCCCCAGGATCTATCAATCACTTCTTGGATTTCAAAACGGTCTTCTTGCGTCGTTTCGCTagtagtcgtaagtatcaaaagACTGACCACTGTCTTTTCGCTCTGAAACAGGGTCCGATCGAGCCCTTGAGAAGCTATATTAATCGGTTCAGccaggtggccaatgacgtccctTCTGCCACCTCGGAAATACTGATGAGCACCTTCTCTCACGGACTGCtggaaggggaattcttcagggacctTATCAAAAATCCTGCTCGAAATTTTGatgatatggtggagaaagcttccTGCTACATCAAAGTGGAGGAGGCTCAGGCGGCTAGGAGGAAGGCCGAAAAGACAGTGGCTCCtagcaaccgacctgaaaggaggGCACCACAGCTAGCTCAGCCTCTTCAACGCGTTCAACCCAGGCCTGTCCTGCAGCCCGCCCAAGGAGTCAGACCAGCTCCTCGAGTTGCTGCCATACACGCGCCCAGACCTGGACCAAGaggagcaccatattgcacatatcattgGTCCAGGACGCATGATATCAGTAATTGCTTCCAATTCGCCTGTGATTCTAGGCGAGCTGTCGAGCAAGGCTTACCTCCCCCGGAGTTGGCaccccaaatacagagaatggaaGAAGAGCGGGCCGCGGCTGGACGCGCTCGGCCCAACCTGACAGGCCCTTCTAATCAGGCTGGTCCCGTGGGGGACCAAAGAGATGTCGGGGAGATGGAAAATAGGGGCAACACTGCTGTACGAGAGATCGGCATGATTTCGggaggacccactgatggggactccggccgagcccgtaagtcacatGGTCGGCGGTTATATGTGGGGGCTGTTGGGTGCAGCCACGAGCAGGCGTCTAGCCCTGTTATCAACTTTGGGCCACAAGATTTGGAGGGTTTGGAATTACCCCATAACGATGCTCTCATTATCAAGGTCGTTATCgctaacagccgagtggctcgggtatTCGTTGATACCGGGAGTTCGGTTAATATTTTATTCAGAGCTgcattcgaggagatgcagatcgatGCCGCTGAGCTTTAG
- the LOC121998634 gene encoding polyamine oxidase 5-like translates to MASKGFSNRKKLGLGGFLISHIERQQSSPPSVIVIGGGISGIAAARALCNASFNVILLESRDRLGGRVHTDYSFGCPVDMGASWLHGVCNENSLAPLIRSLGLRLYRTSGDNSVLYDHDLESYALFDKDGNQVPQQVVIKVGETFERILKETEKVRDENNSDMSLLQAISIVLDRNPYLRQEGLEYEVLQWYICRMEAWFAADVDTISLKNWDQEHVLTGGHGLMVQGYHPVIQALAKNIDIHLNHRVKRIVQRNNRVIVTVQNGNTFVADAAIITVPLGVLKANLIEFEPKLPEWKLSAISDLGVGIENKIALRFDKVFWPNVEVLGLVAQTSYACGYFLNLHKATGHPVLVYMTAGRFAYDIEKLSDEEAVDFVMLQLRKMIPDATDPIQHLVSRWGTDPDSLGAYSCDLVGKPADLYERLCDPVDNLYFAGEAASADHSGSVHGAYTSGIMAAEVCRRRLSVQHGVADLLQLVMREDFTEVMVPLQISRM, encoded by the exons ATGGCGTCCAAGGGCTTCTCGAATCGGAAAAAATTGGGTCTTGGAG GTTTTCTAATTTCTCATATTGAGAGACAACAATCTTCTCCACCGTCAGTAATTGTGATTGGTGGAGGAATTTCAGGGATTGCAGCTGCTCGTGCATTGTGCAATGCTTCATTTAAT gTTATTCTGTTAGAATCTCGTGATCGTCTTGGTGGGCGGGTCCATACTGACTATTCTTTTGGTTGCCCTGTTGACATGGGAGCATCATG GTTACACGGTGTTTGTAATGAAAATTCTCTTGCTCCATTAATTCGTTCTCTAGGCCTTAGGCTATACCGTACAAGTGGTGATAACTCTGTATTGTATGACCATGATTTGGAGAG TTATGCACTTTTTGACAAAGATGGGAACCAGGTTCCACAGCAGGTGGTGATAAAGGTGGGAGAAACATTTGAGAGAATTCTCAAAGAG ACAGAGAAAGTAAGAGATGAAAATAATTCTGATATGTCTCTTTTGCAAGCTATTTCCATTGTTTTGGACAGAAATCCATATCTAAG GCAAGAGGGCTTAGAATATGAAGTACTTCAGTGGTATATATGTAGAATGGAAGCATGGTTTGCAGCTGATGTGGACACCATTTCACTGAAAAATTGGGACCAG GAGCATGTCCTTACTGGTGGTCATGGACTTATGGTGCAAGGTTACCATCCTGTTATTCAGGCTCTTGCAAAGAATATTGATATTCACTTGAATCATAG GGTGAAGAGGATTGTACAACGTAACAATAGAGTAATAGTTACAGTGCAAAATGGAAACACATTTGTAGCTGATGCTGCTATTATCACTGTTCCTCTTGGAGTTCTCAAAGCAAATCTGATAGAGTTCGAGCCTAAGCTTCCCGAATGGAAACTCTCTGCAATTTCTGATCTCGGCGTGGGCATCGAAAATAAGATTGCTCTTCGCTTTGACAAAGTATTCTGGCCCAACGTGGAAGTGTTAGGTCTCGTGGCACAGACATCTTATGCCTGTGGTTATTTCCTAAATCTTCATAAAGCTACAGGACATCCTGTTCTTGTGTACATGACTGCTGGAAGATTTGCTTATGATATAGAGAAACTTTCTGAtgaagaagctgttgactttGTGATGTTGCAGTTGAGGAAGATGATACCAGACGCAACAGATCCG ATTCAACATTTGGTTTCACGTTGGGGCACTGATCCAGATTCTCTTGGGGCCTATTCTTGCGATTTAGTTGGGAAACCTGCCGATCTGTATGAGAGACTATGTGATCCCGTTGACAATTTGTACTTTGCCGGTGAAGCTGCAAGCGCCGATCACTCTGGGTCTGTCCATGGAGCCTACACCTCTGGAATAATGGCTGCTGAAGTTTGCAGAAGGCGTCTATCGGTGCAGCATGGCGTAGCAGATCTCTTACAGCTGGTAATGAGGGAGGATTTTACAGAAGTCATGGTTCCTCTTCAAATTTCTAGGATGTAA